GAGTGTGACCCTTTTAACCCTAAGATCAAAtaaagacattttttttggacTTATCTCTTGCTAAGCTTCACATATATCAATTGCATAATGTACcatataacaataatatgattattttatcGAGCTCGTTTTTTATCCATTCGAATTCCAATCATGAttctgaaaatttttaaaattacggaatttaaattttgaatgttaaaaaaatagtaaaaataaataaatcggAGGATGGGATGTGCTAGAAtgagagaatgagaatgacatttTTCACTGTTCTTGAATCACGAACCtaccaaaataaaacatatttacaATTCGTAAACCTGCTAACTCTGACTCATCCCGTACGCTTTGAAGGATTGAGTACTAAAAGTGGATTTCTCATTACcttccaaaataaattattgtttttgctCTAGCATCCGGGTCAGTGAAAGTGGTAGAATGCCCTCTTCGTACGTGCACTTCATCAAATTAGTGCATAATTTGACGGTTTCATTGAAACCCGAGAAAACCCAACTCCTAAAATCTTTTAGTAAACAAATTATTCCATacgaaaatctaaaaatagagctcataaaaatttatattttgatgcattttatttttatttaaaacttttaactttttaaaaaaaatcagaaaataaatctaaataaaaaaaaaaagtattggagatatttttataaatatattttagtgtGTGTGGATGaaattttctctaattttatggggtttttttattaaaaaagaaaataattaattttaataggtggaaatatattaaaaaaaaaaaggaaaataagtGAATTATTTGAAGGCAGAAGAAGACAAAAACAGAAAGAGACAAATTTGAGTGTCACTTCTTTCATATCTCACAGTAGTAGCGAAAAAGCCACGTTCATGGGCCACCTTTACAGCCCACATTGGAGGGCCCATTTCCTCAACAGTCTCATCCTCTGGCCCACATATATTTGGGCTGCTCTTTAAATGTCCACTTTTTTTGTCCTTACATGAGCGAccctcaattttaaaaaaaaaaatatttaataaatacgtgttaaataaatttgtaatttataataataataataataatattgatggAGGAGGGACCATGGCAAGGAGGTGTACGTAAGCGCATGTGATAAAAAGTTAACAGAATAATTATAGGTTGTTGAACCGGAACGGTTTTGCATCATTGGACCGTCACTTTCAAGCGTGGCCCTGTCTCTTCTATAGTCCCCCCCCCcctaatattaattatttttaaaaaaattaaattacaaatttatgtAACGGGTGCTCGATCGAGCTGTCACTAATCAGTACCGCTCCCCAACGAGTTCGTTAACTAGATCAAAATCTTATCGTTCTCGAGTTCTCGAGCTCTCGAGACTTTTTATATCAATCAAGTTAGATGATACGTTAATTTAACCTCTCCCTCTAGCTATTTTCATTctacattaaatataaaaataataataataaagaaataaataaataaaggtttttttttcctttttttgtatGGACTCCAAATTCGTGAGGCCCAAAATTCTTTGTATTTATCGGATTGGGCCTTCGGATctgaaaataacaaaaatacaatattagaAGCCCATGGGCCCAACATGATGGGCCCAACATGATTAACGTTCCTTTTGGGTTAACAAcgtaaataactttttaattacgcgttttgaaaaaattgcaaatatatatttattattgaaaaattaccaaacgtagttttcttattattaaataaaatttatgaaaagaCTAAAATACCCATGAACGTAATTTCTGgctattaaatttaatttaaaattttgttgcaATTTTTACcgttatttatgatttttggtaaaattattttacatggatcaaatttaatactaagtttttatttatttaatattaccAAGTAGTTTATTTTGGTGATCAAATTGAAACAgggaattaataataatttattttagctaattatttaattttgtctgATATCGATGTAATTATATTGTTAAGTAAAAGGTTCGAATCTCAACGTACctatatgaatatttaatattatttatttactcggtttttggggtagatttgtcattttctcgaacttttttttatcgagTTCATGTTATTGTCATTGAATtaggaatattatttttttttttcactgttGACCGAAATATGGGAGAAAAAGAGGCTTAACATTCAAGATTTCTTCAAGTTCTTCCTTGTTCGtgtaacctaacctaaccTAACGAAAGGTTATCAAATTCAAAgtcttaaatatttatagcTCAAACTTTCCTGTCAAATAACTCTTAAATCTCATCGGCTATGATAATGACGTTATAATGACATCTTACTGTATAAACTTCTAAAGGATAGGAACTCGATGGGTTAACgttaattatgttttattattcatattattaatatttaatatttatttcattttgatcGAAATAACTTTTTTAGACGCTAGAGGTCAACTCTTGGAGGTTAAGCCAAGAGTTTGACTATCTCGGTGGAGAAGTTGGACGTtccaaaggaaaaaagaggCTAATCTGTCAAGTTGACAAAGAGTTGAGCCTCAAGGTCTGAGGTACAAGCATGAAGCATGTAGGATACAAAACCTATTACTTAGAAGACTAGTGACAAAAACGAGACAAATCCAACTTCATTGGGTTAGCCATAACCTAGATGAACGACCCACGTGAGGGTTATCGAGACCTAAGAGGTCGACCCCACATAGGGTCGGTTGTAACCCAAATGAAATAAACCACCTCTAGGGATAGTTAATTGTTTATATGTTACTTGCTTCCAAATGGCACTCATATATTCATTTCAATCTCATAGGTgcatatcattaatttttaaagttagtCTTCCTGTTCAACgtatatattataaagaaaatgaaaggacgcttaaaatggttaaaattaaaaaaaaaaaaacgaaaaattgTATATACGTGTTCTTGTCTCTATCTTTGTAGTAATCTCATTTTAAGACCGTTTgaataaactaatttattatataattcgATTAAAGTCgtataagatttttttataaaaaaaaaaattaactcttTAAGGTGTTTTTATTAAGAGGTAATTCgaatttttttaccttttgaCCAATAACTAACCCGCTGTTCTCAATCTTTGACCTTTTGGTCAATAATGTAATGCCTTAACTACCCACGTAATCTACCTTTGTAGAAATCTTAGGCTACAAGTCTATTTGGTGTATATCAACGATATAGAAGTTCGTAATGACCCTAAAGAGAATTTCAACCGAGAACGAAGAATTCTCTCTAGAGCTCTCTCTATTCGATCTCTTTACagcttttctttcaaaatggTCCCACAAGTCTTAACGGTGCGTTCGAATCATAACAAGAAATattcaatgaagaaaattcaacCCTTAAAAGTTGTCAAACTAGCACTCTCCGTGCTTTCATATGTATTGTTTCAGTCCAATATCTTTCAAAATGGTTAGATTTTGGTCACTgaactttaattaaattactataTTGCTCCCAAACTTTGAAAACGTCAATAAACTTCATTCAAAGTTAATAGAGTTTTGTTTATTATCATCAGCTATGCTTGAATTTACGTCAAACATTGATTAATTGGTTGTGGTGTGGAGgaatcattttcatatttaaaagaCATTGAAGCACGATCACGCAATGACACACACacaccatttttttctttacaaattttCAGCGACAAAATGgagttttaaataaaaagaaacaataccCACCACGCGGTTTGTGGGATCCAAAAAGCAGATTTGGCGTTTCAAAACCGCGTTTCTTTCAATTCCTTTCCCCCTTTTCATCGTTCTTTAAAACCCTTCTCTCCAAATCCCTCCTTCTCTGcaccttcctcctcctccaacAATGGAATCCGTGATGAACCTTCTGTTCTTGGCGGTTTTGTTCGTTGCTGGGTTTGTCAATTTCCTCATGTATTTCCCCACCAAGAGATTCACCGCGTGGTTCCAATCTATAAAACCCTCTCCCCAATCTGTCCATTTCAAACCCACCGCCGTTCCTCCGCTGTCTCCGGCGccggaaaagaagaaatcagagATGAAGAAGGTGTTTGGGACATTTGACAAGAACAACGATGGGTTCATAACGAAGAAGGAGCTGATGGAATCGCTGAAGAacatgagtatgatgattacAGAGAGGGAAGCAGAGGAAATGGTGAAAGGGGTGGATGAAAATGGAGATGGGTTGATTGATTTTGAGGAGTTTTGTGTTTTGGGGGAGAAATTAGTGATGGGTTTTGAAGTAAAACAGAGGAgggttgaagatgaagatgaagatgaagatgaactgAGAGAGGCTTTTGGAGTGTTTGATAAGGACAAAGATGGAGTGATATCAGTGGAGGAATTGGGCTTGGTGCTGTCTTGTTTGGGGATGAATGAAGGGAAGAAACTTGAGAATTGTAAGGAAATGATCAAGAAAGTGGATTTGGATGGGG
The nucleotide sequence above comes from Cucurbita pepo subsp. pepo cultivar mu-cu-16 chromosome LG11, ASM280686v2, whole genome shotgun sequence. Encoded proteins:
- the LOC111804949 gene encoding calmodulin-like protein 7; translated protein: MESVMNLLFLAVLFVAGFVNFLMYFPTKRFTAWFQSIKPSPQSVHFKPTAVPPLSPAPEKKKSEMKKVFGTFDKNNDGFITKKELMESLKNMSMMITEREAEEMVKGVDENGDGLIDFEEFCVLGEKLVMGFEVKQRRVEDEDEDEDELREAFGVFDKDKDGVISVEELGLVLSCLGMNEGKKLENCKEMIKKVDLDGDGMVNFDEFKRMMRSGTTLVFN